TAGAGAAATTAATTAATAGATTaagagaaaataaaattaaaaaaaattaaaaagttaaaaactgATTCCGTAACGTCTCAGACCGTTACAGCACAGTACAAAGAGGTTcaacctctttatactgtggttaCAGTATGTACTCTTATCTCTGCTGTTTATAGTAAGTAGCCTTTGTGTAGTAGCTgtgtcgggtcttgtttctgatgcgtatgtcattattggtcttatacCGGCATTATAAATTCTTAATTTCATCTCATTAGATAATATTATGTTTTCACCATATTCTAGCGTTACTGCGGCGTCCTGTCAGTCTATTTGGTTTTTGTACTTGATCTATTCACTTCCTTGTCCAAGTCTCCATAGCTGGACAGTgcaattccaaggtattttattttcattacttTTTCAATACTGATGTCATCGACTTCTATTTTGgatctgattggttctttgctgattattattgttttagttttctaagTCAATTTTTTATGATTGATCTGTGGATTAGTCTTTGCAGACTGCCTTATTGGGTTATCCATTTTGTATCCTCtgtaatatagtatttttacttctttgtttcccactcTGTCTCCTCTGTAAGATGAGGAATATTATGAGGAATATGTCtaaatttctaaaatattttttaaagtagaaTTTAATATTTCTGCATAAAAATGAatcgaaattaataaaaatattttatttacatgtaaactGTATATTACAAATATTggtttttaaccaaaaattgcaTTACAATTTTTATTCTTCTAGCATACTCGTcgaaattttttgtttcataatTCGCCATAGTCATAGTTTCACCCGATTTCTCAGCTCCTTCTACAATGTCAGGTATATCTTCTTTGTCAGATACCATTACTTTTAAAACTAAGAACGCTAAAACCAGGCCTTGTAACAGACAAAGCCTTAAATGATCTGAAAGCCTAGAGAAAGGAAATAACTCGTCGGGATCCAAACCAAAATTTCTAAGTTGTGAAGCCAATTTGTCATGGTAAACTTTTAGGTATGTCTGGATATTATCTAGAACCTCCTCAGAGCTGTTTACAAGAAAGAAATAAGAGAGATCTGCGCATGGGCTTCCAAGAGTAGATAGTTGCCAGTCTAAAATACGTAAACCTTCAGGTTTTGTTTTATCATTTGAATCCTAAAATTAAATAGATAATTTTAGTTTAAtactaaatatatttaaataaaaataaaatcccCGAGCAGTAGCCTGCTCGTTCTCCGGAGCCTAATCCGTTAGATTTGTTTGggttatctaaaaaaatatttgggtGTTTACATTAGGCCATTAATAtatttgcaggattgtttgataaaaatatttacaattaactggtaataCTGTCCgaccaatttttaaaaatactccAGTTGTTTGACGCACCGGAGATTAGAAACCTGtatatttacgaaacgccccctcccgaaaattttccaAAATATAAAAGTTGTCCAGCTCGAcgtgaataactgaataaaaaataaaaatctcatGAGGGAGCTAATAAATTTCTTAAATGGTGGGCCCAAGTCCTATTAAGTTAAATCCTTAATcattttttgcattattttagattacaaagTAAATCATTACCtgatatttaaacaaaaaattgttaCACCAACAATCTCCATGGGTTATGACAACTTTGTATTCTGGTTCTTTTACTTTAGACCGAAGTTCAGGAGCTAAAGTTTGTTCGTAATTTTTAAGCTTCTCTGTCATAGCTGGATCGTCTTTCAATGCCTTGTAAGGATGAGATAAAGTACCAGCCACAAATCTTTTAAACTTCTCTTCTGCCTGCTTATCATTGGCATATCTTTTCTCAAATGCATCACCTTTATTATCTTCTGTCAATTTTTTCCATAATGCTGGATTTTTCTGTTTGATTGCAAATGAGACAGcatgaaatttagcatactcGATGAGAACTGTTTTCATGTGGCCAGGATTCATCGGGACTTTTTTATCCCATAGCTCGTATTGTTGTGTTTTTAAATTCTCCATAACTAAACTTTCAAGTCCATCTTCAGTAGAGcataaatagcatttaggtacaCTTTCAAAGGGAtctataataaataaatcgtcgCATTAGAGATAAAATTTACTAAGTATTCTTTGGGGTTTGccaataaatcaaaataaattaaaatatctaataggggagtgcatatagattttcacttcgaaaaaaatcaaacaagatagaactttttgtaatttcattaagaaatgtttaataaacaacatatcaaaaagttctactcgagaagatgttttcttaaataactccgaaaatataaattttagagaaaaactgacttaaccattgaaaaattcagaaaattttacaaaaataatcttacataaagaattttctaaaattaaatctgtatcttctataattttttatttataacgttaaagtcacccttctcacaaacattggcgcactgtaaactaacgtacggcaaagtgcacggttgagatattttaatgtaattctttaactaaatgatcaaataaaattttacaaattgaacatgaaagaagaataattaagctatcttatgctTACAATATAAAGAAATagaatgtatgggcataagtacgctGTGGgtggaaaatgagccttacatgaaattgtttaaaaatgatttaaaaatgtgtaactaatacaatttttcttataaaactctcaattttgcacaacttacctttcaatcatcttactaaatgatgttttattaaaaaacaatctcaaaagtttaattcaaatgatatgacgtcccaaaaattgtaatttttgaaatcttcgtagttttatagcattaccaccactttaagacggtattactcaagtttgaacagatctattacagttttataagtgcttttttaaagcttgggatgtagtctttaaaatgcactgaattattttactttagaaatgaaataaactatttatttttaagaaaatttagaaagttaacaaaaatgtaataaaaaaaaccgaaaattacagctaaaaaatgtttatacaaagtgatcaaaattttttctgtaaaacttacctaaaatacatttaataataagcttcaacaataataagtgttcagcaaaaaaacattttttagctcttatacagtatgtctgcgtaacttggaacctattgataacttttttattatcagttttacgaaaaaaagctattctttataaaatactctgcatcgtatataatctaagatgcaatcctcaaatatcaaatttaattaatgttatacgaggtatgtaaaaaaatgtgaatttcactcaagagtaaagtacctttacatttcacaatatcgaaaattgttattaacaaaaattgtttggaattaaaaaatttgttttagtgttcaattacattcttttaattaaaatattgtgaataataaaggcacttaactcctaagaaaaattcatattttttacatacctcgtataaaattaaaaaagtttgatatctgatgattgtatcttagattttagaccagggagagcattttatgaagaataactttttttcgtaaaagtgataataaaatagttatcataattgtaataaaatgaagatgagtatccgtaatttgcgaaaaaattgaaattttttatttcgattagaatgatgtaattgtatatttagacatagtttctaatttcaaacaacttttcataataacattttttgatattctggaatatctctctctctcgttccatccctccttgtggagtattgggcgcttatgcgtttcttggccaaaagtgtaagattgctgtctggccgggacagcgcatcttcttttgtttttattctctggataaattgtgaactaattccctccactctcttctatcttttgctctctttttgacttcgccccatcttagtccaattttttcgtgttctctcgttgttgttcttttccagctgttgtctggtctgcccctctttctttttccctctggttggtattcaagtgcttgtcttgctatgctgctttggtctttccttaaagtgtggccgatccatttccattttttttccttgactgtagtagatacgttagtttgctttgtcctttcccatagttctgtattagttattttatttggccagtatatttttaggatttttcttagagatttgtttacaaatgtttgtagttttttagttgtattttcgtcctgtttccatgtttctgctccatagagcagtatacttttaatgcaactgttaaagattttaatttttgttatttccgatatttcgtttgtttgccaaattttatttaaagcgttgaatgcgtgttgcgcctttgttattctcgtctgtatatcctttttacaccccccgctcctttccatgacagatcccagatatgtgaacttgtctacctcttctacttctttaccgtttatcattattttattatttggatggttattattttttagaagtttagttttttctgtgtttattcgaagtccgatcgtgtcggagtactgtgccaatttgtcaatttttgcttgcatatgatttcggtgttcagttataaggcagatgtcatctgcaaattcgagatcttctagctgtttgaaaaggttccacctgatgcctgttcgatcgtcgattactttcctcattacccaatctatcataataagaaatagggtaggggatagtacacaaccctgtttgactccactttctatggatatctcttctgttacttcacctgaatgttctagtttggctttgtatccttcgtagaagagtttaataaagtttatgattttttgtggtatcccatataatctaaggattttccacatctgtgccctatttacacggtcaaaggccttttcgaagtcgataaaactcacatctatatctttattccattcatttgtttgttccaagataattctaagggtgcaaatgtgatcaatagtggaatggttggaacggaagcctgcttggttgtttctcagttttttatctagttccggcttcaatctttccaaaatgattttggtcagcactttggatgtggcacttagtagtgttattgcacgccaattgttgcatttgctcaggtctccttttttgggtatttttataatcaatccctctttccactcctttggcaattcttcgtccgtccatattttattcaaaagtgtatgtagcatctctactgactgctcggtgtctgcttttattatgtcaatgggtatattgtcgattcctgcggctttgccattttttagtagttttagagtgtttccaatttcttccattgtaatttctccaatattcacttctagctctggtgattctacttcatcttctatgatttgagttatttcatgcttagcatatatctcttcgaagtattccttccatctttgtattatttctttctcattttttattctatttccttgtttatcctttacttctcgtatatttcgttgtgcttttcctgttaagtttcgtatgattgtatattgtgttcgtaagtcgttttctttcgctgcttcttctgatatatttagcatctcatttatatagtttcttttatcttttctggcttgtttttttacttctgcgttttttgccttgtatttcctttcaagtgccctctcttcttccgatccttccttttgtagaatttcttctttgatcttttttctttcttctatcagtagtagagtgtctttggtaatccattttttattttgtcttctttttaatccgattgtttcttttgctgtattcatcatcacttctttaaaatatttccatgtttcttcgactgactctccagtttgttgtgatactgttcggttaattgccagtttctcactaaatttatttcttatacattcttgttttagggcatcaacgttgtacttgttccttctgctgattttttggtttttatctctggctaatttcatttttagtctcgctttgattagcatgtggtctgatcccaca
The window above is part of the Diabrotica virgifera virgifera chromosome 2, PGI_DIABVI_V3a genome. Proteins encoded here:
- the LOC126879899 gene encoding uncharacterized protein LOC126879899, which codes for MDIVKEHRALIDRIASENGFTDYEIINSSGSSKGDNFLGIITAISIKDKDRSLDLILKSSHTNKGFREATPIKDIYNREIYLYERIFKEFKKFQEEDNIEDPFESVPKCYLCSTEDGLESLVMENLKTQQYELWDKKVPMNPGHMKTVLIEYAKFHAVSFAIKQKNPALWKKLTEDNKGDAFEKRYANDKQAEEKFKRFVAGTLSHPYKALKDDPAMTEKLKNYEQTLAPELRSKVKEPEYKVVITHGDCWCNNFLFKYQDSNDKTKPEGLRILDWQLSTLGSPCADLSYFFLVNSSEEVLDNIQTYLKVYHDKLASQLRNFGLDPDELFPFSRLSDHLRLCLLQGLVLAFLVLKVMVSDKEDIPDIVEGAEKSGETMTMANYETKNFDEYARRIKIVMQFLVKNQYL